The proteins below come from a single Tsuneonella deserti genomic window:
- a CDS encoding NAD-dependent epimerase/dehydratase family protein: MAGTVLVTGGTGYIAGEVIDQLLDKGWCVRTTVRSKARSEARLRGRWPGAGDRLYVFEADLMDDAGWDLANEGCTHVCHVASPFPVGVPKDENELIVPAREGTLRALRFAHAAGVEHFVQTSSSAAIAYGHPASKTTFDERDWTNPDAPGVQPYVKSKTIAERAARDWVSGNAAGMAFCSVNPVAVLGPVVNDDLSASIEFVRRFLTGEIPAIPRIGFTIVDVRDVASLHVLALEASPETIRGERFACAADFMWMGDMARVLRDHMGADARKVPTRRMPTPILKLMALFNSEIRQIAGEVGKKKVVSGQHARDKLGWTTMPADQTVLDTGRSLVAQGIVRL; encoded by the coding sequence ATGGCGGGCACGGTTCTGGTCACCGGGGGTACCGGCTACATCGCGGGCGAAGTGATCGACCAGTTGCTGGACAAGGGCTGGTGCGTGCGCACTACCGTCCGCAGCAAGGCCAGGAGCGAGGCGCGGCTGCGTGGCCGCTGGCCCGGCGCGGGCGATCGGCTTTACGTGTTCGAGGCGGACCTGATGGACGATGCCGGGTGGGATCTTGCCAACGAAGGCTGCACTCATGTGTGCCACGTCGCCTCGCCGTTCCCGGTAGGAGTGCCCAAGGATGAGAACGAGCTGATCGTTCCTGCGCGCGAGGGCACGCTAAGGGCACTCCGCTTCGCACACGCGGCGGGCGTAGAGCATTTCGTACAGACAAGCAGCTCGGCCGCGATTGCCTACGGACATCCCGCGTCGAAAACGACCTTCGACGAACGCGACTGGACCAATCCCGATGCGCCCGGCGTGCAGCCTTACGTGAAGTCCAAGACCATCGCGGAGCGCGCTGCGCGCGACTGGGTGTCCGGGAACGCCGCCGGCATGGCGTTCTGCAGCGTGAACCCGGTGGCCGTGCTGGGGCCTGTGGTGAACGACGATCTTTCCGCATCGATAGAGTTCGTCCGGCGCTTCCTGACCGGCGAGATACCCGCCATCCCCCGCATAGGGTTCACGATCGTCGATGTGCGGGACGTTGCGAGCTTGCACGTTCTCGCACTCGAAGCCTCGCCCGAGACCATTCGTGGCGAGCGTTTCGCCTGTGCGGCGGACTTCATGTGGATGGGGGACATGGCCCGCGTCCTGCGGGATCACATGGGAGCGGATGCGCGCAAGGTGCCGACGCGACGGATGCCTACGCCGATCCTCAAGCTCATGGCTTTATTCAACAGCGAAATCCGCCAGATCGCGGGCGAGGTCGGCAAGAAGAAGGTCGTGTCCGGGCAGCATGCCAGGGACAAGCTGGGCTGGACCACGATGCCAGCGGACCAGACCGTGCTCGATACCGGCCGCAGCCTGGTGGCACAGGGCATCGTCCGGCTTTAG